The proteins below come from a single Caenibius sp. WL genomic window:
- the murB gene encoding UDP-N-acetylmuramate dehydrogenase, translated as MDSGAMAAPRIAPDMVRGKLTANAPLAPLVWFKAGGAADWLFEPADLADLTEFLGLVNGTMPLMALGLGSNLIVRDGGVPGIVVRLGKAFAQVHDLGDCVLECGGGASGILVASTARDAGIAGLEFLRGIPGTVGGFVRMNGGAYGREVADILVDCDVVLADGALITLPAKDMQYTYRHSALPEGAVVVAARFRGQPGERDAIAAEMDRIAAAREESQPLRSKTGGSTFKNPPGDKAWRLVDAAGCRGLTVGGAQVSEKHTNFLINTGTATSTDIEALGEEVRQRVNATQGVSLEWEIQRVGRP; from the coding sequence ATGGACAGCGGCGCAATGGCCGCACCCCGCATCGCGCCGGATATGGTGCGCGGCAAGCTGACGGCCAACGCGCCGCTGGCGCCGCTTGTCTGGTTCAAGGCGGGCGGGGCGGCCGACTGGCTGTTCGAACCGGCCGATCTGGCCGATCTCACCGAATTTCTCGGCCTTGTGAACGGTACTATGCCGCTGATGGCGCTGGGGCTGGGGTCCAATCTTATCGTGCGCGATGGCGGCGTGCCCGGTATCGTCGTGCGCCTGGGCAAGGCGTTCGCGCAAGTGCACGATCTGGGCGATTGCGTGCTCGAATGCGGGGGTGGGGCGAGCGGTATTCTGGTGGCCTCGACCGCGCGCGACGCGGGTATCGCAGGGCTGGAATTCCTGCGCGGCATCCCGGGCACGGTAGGCGGCTTCGTGCGGATGAACGGCGGCGCTTATGGCCGCGAAGTGGCGGATATCCTGGTCGATTGCGATGTCGTGCTGGCCGATGGCGCGCTGATCACTCTGCCGGCGAAGGATATGCAATACACCTATCGTCATTCGGCACTACCCGAAGGGGCAGTGGTGGTGGCCGCGCGGTTTCGCGGGCAGCCGGGTGAACGCGATGCCATCGCGGCCGAGATGGATCGGATCGCCGCCGCGCGCGAGGAAAGCCAGCCGCTACGCTCCAAGACCGGCGGATCGACGTTCAAGAACCCGCCGGGTGACAAGGCGTGGCGTCTGGTCGATGCGGCGGGGTGCCGCGGGCTTACCGTGGGCGGCGCGCAGGTGAGCGAAAAACACACCAATTTCCTCATCAACACCGGCACTGCGACCAGTACCGATATCGAAGCGCTGGGCGAAGAAGTGCGCCAGCGGGTGAACGCAACCCAGGGCGTGAGCCTGGAATGGGAAATTCAGAGAGTAGGCAGACCGTGA
- the murC gene encoding UDP-N-acetylmuramate--L-alanine ligase, with translation MKGVATDIGTIHFVGIGGIGMSGIAEVMHNLGYKVQGSDIAVSASVERLRARGIVVHIGHERSNVEGVAVVVTSTAVKRDNPEVAAALEQRIPVVRRAEMLAELMRLKNTVAVAGTHGKTTTTSMIATLLDAGGIDPTVINGGVIESYGSNARLGASDWMVVEADESDGSFLRLDGTIAVVTNIDPEHLDHYGSFEVVKKAFVEFIENVPFYGAAILCIDHPEVQAVVGRVRDRRVVTYGFSLQADVRGENVTPHVGGNRFDVSIRDRDGAERRIEGIELPMPGRHNVQNALAAVAVAVEMGCPDEVIRGGFAKFGGVRRRFTRVGEIALDTGVATVIDDYAHHPVEIRAVLSAAREAAGNRVIAVVQPHRFTRLRDLMQEFQNCFNDADMVFAAPVYPAGEQPIEGVDSSALIGGLKAQGHRSAAGIGGPDALADALAPLLEPGDLVVCLGAGDITKWAAGLAPAIAERRG, from the coding sequence ATGAAGGGCGTGGCCACCGATATCGGAACGATCCATTTCGTCGGGATCGGCGGGATCGGTATGTCCGGGATCGCCGAGGTGATGCATAACCTCGGCTACAAGGTGCAAGGCTCCGATATCGCGGTGAGCGCCTCGGTCGAACGGCTGCGCGCGCGGGGGATCGTGGTTCACATCGGTCATGAACGCAGCAATGTGGAAGGGGTGGCGGTCGTCGTCACCTCGACAGCGGTGAAGCGCGACAATCCCGAAGTCGCCGCCGCGCTGGAGCAGCGCATTCCCGTTGTCCGGCGTGCGGAAATGCTGGCCGAACTGATGCGGTTGAAAAACACCGTTGCCGTCGCCGGGACGCACGGCAAGACCACGACCACCAGCATGATCGCCACTTTGCTCGACGCGGGCGGCATCGATCCCACCGTCATCAACGGCGGGGTGATCGAAAGCTACGGTTCGAATGCGCGCCTGGGGGCAAGCGACTGGATGGTGGTGGAAGCCGACGAAAGCGACGGCAGTTTCCTGCGGCTGGACGGAACGATTGCGGTGGTGACCAATATCGATCCCGAACATCTCGACCACTATGGTTCGTTCGAAGTGGTCAAGAAGGCCTTTGTCGAATTTATCGAGAACGTGCCGTTCTATGGCGCGGCGATCCTGTGCATCGACCACCCCGAAGTGCAGGCCGTGGTCGGTCGCGTGCGCGACCGGCGTGTGGTGACATACGGTTTCTCGCTGCAGGCGGACGTGCGCGGCGAAAACGTCACTCCTCATGTCGGCGGCAACAGGTTCGACGTGTCGATCCGCGATCGCGACGGGGCGGAGCGGCGGATCGAAGGGATCGAGCTGCCGATGCCGGGGCGGCACAATGTGCAGAACGCGCTGGCGGCTGTGGCTGTCGCGGTGGAAATGGGCTGCCCCGACGAGGTGATCCGCGGCGGTTTCGCCAAATTCGGCGGGGTGCGCCGCCGCTTCACCCGCGTGGGCGAAATAGCGCTCGATACCGGTGTGGCCACCGTGATCGACGATTACGCCCATCATCCGGTGGAAATCCGCGCGGTGTTGTCCGCCGCGCGCGAAGCTGCGGGCAACCGGGTCATCGCGGTGGTGCAGCCGCATCGTTTCACCCGGCTGCGCGATCTGATGCAGGAATTCCAGAACTGCTTCAACGATGCCGATATGGTCTTTGCCGCTCCGGTCTATCCGGCGGGCGAACAGCCGATCGAAGGGGTCGACAGCAGCGCTCTGATCGGAGGGCTCAAGGCACAGGGGCATCGCAGCGCGGCGGGCATCGGCGGACCGGATGCGCTGGCCGATGCGCTGGCCCCGTTGCTGGAACCGGGTGATCTTGTCGTCTGCCTCGGGGCGGGCGACATCACCAAATGGGCGGCGGGTCTCGCCCCCGCGATTGCAGAGCGCCGGGGATGA
- the murG gene encoding undecaprenyldiphospho-muramoylpentapeptide beta-N-acetylglucosaminyltransferase — MSGGVTRHFVLAAGGTGGHLIPAFALAQELTARGHHVALITDERGAAIPGKPDTLTAHVLPAGRITKNPLTWLKGTRAIMEGRRMALRLFESFEPSAVVGFGGYPALPALLAATSARIPSVIHEQNAVLGRVNRLLAGRVDAVATAYPEVERLADKYQDKVHIVGNPVRGEVLALRDRPFPPLTEDGLLRVLVTGGSQGARVLSEVVPDGLAMLPPALRTRLQVTQQCRAEDLEAVRARYAGHDIPAELGTYFEDMASRLADAHLFIGRAGASTIAELTAVGRPAILVPLPIATDDHQAANTREMVKAGGARAIRQDRFTAKELAKQIQVMAQHPQALANAAHAAWNCGRPNAVRDLADLVESFGGAPLMDVIRVRGGEAAASGREALARDKMQ; from the coding sequence ATGAGCGGCGGAGTGACGCGGCATTTCGTGCTGGCGGCCGGGGGCACCGGCGGGCATCTGATCCCGGCGTTCGCTCTGGCGCAGGAGCTGACGGCCCGCGGCCACCACGTGGCTCTCATCACCGATGAACGCGGCGCCGCGATCCCGGGCAAACCCGATACGTTGACGGCTCATGTCCTGCCTGCCGGCCGGATCACCAAAAACCCGCTGACGTGGCTCAAAGGCACGCGGGCGATCATGGAAGGGCGGCGCATGGCGCTGCGCCTGTTTGAAAGCTTCGAGCCCAGCGCCGTGGTCGGCTTCGGGGGCTATCCTGCATTGCCGGCCCTGCTGGCGGCCACGTCCGCGCGCATTCCCAGTGTCATTCATGAACAGAACGCCGTGCTCGGGCGGGTGAACCGGCTGCTCGCCGGGCGGGTGGATGCCGTTGCCACCGCTTATCCCGAAGTGGAACGTCTGGCCGACAAGTACCAGGACAAGGTGCATATCGTCGGCAATCCGGTGCGGGGCGAAGTTCTGGCGCTGCGCGACCGGCCATTCCCGCCCCTGACCGAGGATGGCCTGCTGCGCGTGCTCGTCACCGGTGGCAGCCAGGGCGCGCGGGTCCTGTCCGAAGTGGTGCCCGATGGGCTGGCCATGCTGCCGCCCGCCTTGCGCACACGGCTGCAAGTGACTCAGCAATGCCGCGCGGAAGATCTTGAAGCGGTCCGCGCACGCTATGCCGGGCACGATATCCCGGCTGAACTGGGCACGTATTTCGAGGATATGGCCTCGCGCCTCGCCGATGCGCATCTCTTCATCGGCCGTGCGGGCGCTTCGACCATTGCCGAACTGACGGCGGTGGGCCGGCCGGCGATCCTCGTTCCGCTGCCGATCGCCACCGACGATCATCAGGCCGCCAACACGCGTGAAATGGTGAAAGCGGGCGGTGCGCGCGCGATCCGGCAGGACCGGTTCACCGCGAAGGAACTGGCCAAGCAGATTCAGGTCATGGCCCAGCATCCGCAGGCGCTGGCCAACGCGGCCCATGCGGCGTGGAATTGCGGCCGGCCCAATGCCGTGCGCGATCTGGCGGATCTGGTGGAAAGTTTCGGCGGTGCGCCGCTGATGGATGTGATCCGCGTGCGCGGCGGGGAAGCGGCGGCTTCCGGGCGCGAAGCGCTGGCAAGGGACAAAATGCAATGA
- a CDS encoding putative peptidoglycan glycosyltransferase FtsW: protein MRRDRRTELRIWWREIDRVLLLIVLLLMTFGSLAVAVASPASAHRLSTSSVKLPDLYFFWMHLRWQFLGLLAMIGASMLPRETARRAGILLGGIMLFLLFLVPLVGSEVNGAKRWLKLGLTIQPSEFLKPAFAIGLAWILSWRVRDPKLPVIAISAALMGLVAALLMLQPDFGSTILFAGVWFVLVLLSGIPVKRVGWLIGAGVAALTATYFLYDNARHRIDAFLGGGTAYDQVDLASRTLLAGGWTGSGMWLGIRKMSLPEAHTDYIFSVIGEEFGLVACALVVLLYLAFTVRVLVRLVDEEDLFAILAAAGLTAQMGGQAFINILVNLQLFPSKGMTLPLISYGGSSTVALCLTVGFLLAITRRNPFLTREKFDWRHALSNGDGA, encoded by the coding sequence ATGCGCCGCGACAGACGCACCGAGTTGAGAATCTGGTGGCGCGAGATCGATCGCGTGCTGCTGTTGATCGTGCTTCTGTTGATGACGTTCGGTTCGCTGGCGGTGGCGGTGGCATCCCCTGCCAGTGCGCATCGCCTGTCCACCTCTTCGGTCAAGCTGCCCGATCTGTACTTTTTCTGGATGCATCTGCGCTGGCAGTTCCTGGGATTGCTGGCGATGATCGGCGCATCGATGCTGCCGCGCGAAACCGCCCGTCGCGCGGGCATTCTTCTCGGCGGGATCATGCTGTTCCTGCTGTTTCTGGTGCCGCTTGTCGGGTCCGAAGTGAACGGCGCGAAACGCTGGCTCAAGCTCGGTTTGACGATTCAGCCTTCGGAATTTCTCAAGCCTGCTTTCGCGATCGGGCTGGCATGGATTTTGTCGTGGCGGGTGCGCGATCCGAAACTGCCGGTGATCGCGATCAGCGCGGCGCTGATGGGGCTGGTGGCCGCGCTGCTGATGTTGCAGCCGGATTTCGGTTCGACGATCCTGTTCGCCGGTGTGTGGTTCGTGCTCGTGCTGTTGTCGGGCATTCCGGTCAAGCGTGTGGGCTGGCTGATCGGCGCGGGGGTGGCGGCGTTGACCGCAACCTATTTCCTCTATGACAACGCCCGCCATCGTATCGATGCCTTCCTTGGTGGTGGCACGGCCTACGATCAGGTCGATCTCGCCAGCCGGACGCTGCTCGCCGGCGGCTGGACGGGCAGCGGGATGTGGCTGGGCATTCGCAAGATGTCGCTGCCCGAAGCGCATACCGACTATATTTTCTCGGTCATCGGGGAAGAATTCGGCCTCGTGGCTTGCGCGCTGGTGGTTCTGCTCTATCTGGCTTTCACCGTCCGGGTGCTGGTCCGGCTGGTGGACGAGGAGGATCTGTTCGCGATCCTTGCCGCCGCCGGTCTTACCGCGCAAATGGGCGGGCAAGCCTTCATCAATATTCTGGTCAATCTGCAGCTGTTTCCTTCGAAGGGCATGACTTTGCCGCTTATCAGCTATGGTGGTTCCTCGACTGTCGCCCTGTGTCTCACCGTCGGCTTCCTGCTGGCGATCACCCGGCGCAATCCGTTTCTCACCCGGGAAAAATTCGACTGGCGCCACGCGCTGAGCAACGGAGACGGGGCATGA
- the murD gene encoding UDP-N-acetylmuramoyl-L-alanine--D-glutamate ligase, protein MITSPIFAGKRYAVLGLARSGMATVEALLASGAHVTAWDRQEEPRAVLEGRAELADPLMIDLAGFDGVVVSPGVPLNTHPIAEKAAAAGVPVIGDIELFALARPALPAHKVVGITGTNGKSTTTALLRHIVESAGRPVLMGGNIGLPIMGQAPLADGGVYVLELSSYQIDLTYSLDCDAAALTNITPDHLDRYAGFDAYAASKARLFAMQSPGHTAVFGCDDEPTCAIYEAERARRPAGCALKADLAALAALQPGWSSLQGPHNLQNAAIAVALAEAVGIVREQWSAALASFNGLTHRMERIAEIGGILFVNDSKATNPASTAPALAAYPPDPAPRVHWILGGLPKSGDLGECAAHFGNVARAYTIGEAGPLFASILEPVMPVERSEMLCEAVRRAFEMARPGDVVLFSPACASFDQFRDYEARGDAFRQFVAAVTGAGLDEDACAEFGRQVP, encoded by the coding sequence GTGATCACCTCCCCTATCTTTGCAGGCAAACGCTATGCCGTTCTCGGCCTTGCAAGGTCGGGGATGGCGACGGTGGAGGCGTTGCTCGCCAGTGGCGCCCATGTCACCGCATGGGACCGTCAGGAAGAGCCGCGCGCCGTGCTGGAAGGCCGGGCCGAACTGGCGGACCCGCTGATGATCGATCTGGCGGGCTTCGATGGGGTGGTGGTATCGCCCGGCGTGCCGCTCAACACGCATCCGATCGCGGAAAAGGCGGCTGCCGCCGGGGTGCCGGTCATCGGCGATATCGAACTGTTCGCGCTCGCCCGGCCAGCCTTGCCTGCGCACAAGGTCGTCGGGATTACCGGCACCAACGGCAAATCGACGACCACGGCATTGCTGCGCCATATCGTGGAAAGCGCGGGCCGGCCGGTGCTGATGGGCGGCAATATCGGTCTGCCGATCATGGGGCAGGCACCGCTGGCTGATGGCGGCGTCTATGTGCTGGAACTGTCGAGCTATCAGATTGATCTCACGTATTCGCTCGATTGCGATGCCGCCGCGCTGACCAATATCACGCCCGATCACCTCGACCGTTATGCCGGGTTCGATGCCTACGCGGCTTCGAAAGCGCGGCTGTTCGCGATGCAGTCGCCCGGCCACACCGCCGTTTTCGGCTGTGACGACGAACCCACTTGCGCGATCTACGAAGCGGAACGGGCCCGCCGCCCGGCGGGATGTGCACTCAAGGCCGATCTTGCGGCATTGGCCGCGCTGCAGCCCGGATGGTCATCGTTGCAGGGGCCGCACAATCTCCAGAATGCGGCCATTGCCGTGGCTCTGGCCGAAGCCGTGGGAATCGTGCGTGAGCAATGGTCCGCGGCGCTCGCCAGTTTCAACGGGCTCACGCACCGCATGGAACGGATCGCCGAAATCGGCGGCATATTGTTCGTCAACGACAGCAAGGCCACCAATCCGGCATCCACCGCGCCCGCGCTGGCCGCGTATCCGCCCGATCCCGCGCCCAGAGTGCACTGGATACTCGGCGGCTTGCCCAAGAGCGGCGACCTTGGCGAATGCGCGGCGCATTTCGGCAATGTCGCGCGCGCCTATACGATCGGCGAAGCCGGACCTTTGTTCGCTTCGATTCTCGAACCGGTCATGCCGGTGGAGCGTTCGGAAATGCTGTGCGAAGCGGTGCGGCGGGCGTTTGAGATGGCACGACCCGGCGATGTCGTCCTGTTTTCCCCCGCCTGCGCCAGTTTCGACCAGTTTCGCGACTATGAAGCGCGCGGCGATGCTTTCCGCCAGTTTGTCGCAGCCGTCACCGGCGCCGGGCTGGATGAGGATGCTTGCGCAGAGTTCGGGCGACAGGTGCCATGA
- the mraY gene encoding phospho-N-acetylmuramoyl-pentapeptide-transferase translates to MLYLIAQWLEFEGPANLVRYQTFRAGATLITALIIGLVIGPRFINMLRIRQGKGQPIREDGPKTHLAKRGTPTMGGLMILISLLLAMALWMDLTSPFVWACIAVTVGFGLIGFLDDYDKVRKSDHKGVPGRVRLLAEFIVAGIAAWIIVGQINTNLYVPFISGFSIPLGPFYYVFAAFVIVGAGNAVNLTDGLDGLATMPVVIAAGTFALICYLVGRVDYSAYLGIPHVPGAGELAIFCAAVMGAGLAFLWFNAPPAAVFMGDTGSLALGGALGAIAVASHHEIVLAIVGGLFVLEAASVIIQVFFFKRTGKRVFRMAPIHHHFEQLGWAESTVVIRFWIISIVLALAGLATLKLR, encoded by the coding sequence ATGCTCTATCTGATCGCGCAATGGCTTGAATTTGAAGGGCCGGCCAATCTTGTGCGGTACCAGACCTTTCGCGCGGGCGCCACGCTCATCACGGCCCTGATTATCGGCCTGGTGATCGGCCCGCGCTTCATCAACATGCTGCGAATCCGCCAGGGCAAGGGCCAGCCGATCCGCGAGGATGGACCGAAAACCCATCTGGCGAAGCGCGGCACGCCCACCATGGGCGGGTTGATGATCCTGATTTCGCTGCTGTTGGCCATGGCCCTGTGGATGGATCTCACCAGCCCGTTCGTCTGGGCCTGCATCGCGGTGACAGTCGGCTTCGGGCTGATCGGTTTTCTCGACGATTATGACAAGGTCCGCAAATCGGATCACAAGGGTGTGCCGGGCCGGGTGCGCCTTCTGGCCGAATTCATCGTCGCGGGGATTGCGGCATGGATCATCGTCGGCCAGATCAACACCAATCTCTACGTGCCGTTCATCTCCGGGTTCTCGATCCCGCTGGGGCCGTTCTACTATGTCTTCGCCGCTTTCGTGATTGTGGGCGCGGGCAACGCGGTAAATCTGACGGATGGGCTGGATGGTCTGGCGACCATGCCGGTGGTGATCGCGGCGGGCACATTCGCCCTGATCTGCTATCTCGTCGGGCGGGTCGACTATTCGGCTTATCTCGGCATTCCGCATGTTCCCGGCGCGGGGGAATTGGCGATTTTCTGCGCCGCCGTGATGGGCGCGGGGCTTGCCTTCCTGTGGTTCAACGCGCCGCCCGCAGCCGTGTTCATGGGGGACACCGGCAGTCTGGCGCTGGGCGGGGCGCTGGGCGCGATTGCTGTGGCATCGCACCATGAAATCGTTCTCGCTATTGTCGGCGGCCTGTTCGTGCTGGAAGCTGCTTCAGTCATCATTCAGGTGTTCTTCTTCAAGCGCACGGGCAAACGGGTGTTCCGTATGGCCCCGATCCACCATCATTTCGAACAGCTCGGCTGGGCTGAATCGACCGTGGTGATCCGCTTCTGGATCATTTCGATCGTTCTGGCGCTGGCTGGTCTGGCAACGTTGAAGCTCAGGTGA
- the murF gene encoding UDP-N-acetylmuramoyl-tripeptide--D-alanyl-D-alanine ligase: MNAHPAMLAWPHTEDEAIPLGLWDAAAIAAATGGTASEDFLCSGVEIDSRDVREGDLFFALKGETTDGHRFLDAAFAKGAIAAVVDRPIPQPHVLVADTMAALEALAHAARERTRARIVGVTGSVGKTGVKEAIFAALDRSSRGGAHRSVKSYNNHVGVPLSLARMPMHCGFGIFEMGMNHAGEIAALTRQVRPHVAVITTIAPAHIENLGSEEAIADAKAEIFQGLLPGGTAVIPADTPYFERLRDAAVALGANVVSFGKAAHADVRLLDSVPASNGGSLVTADMGDARICYTVSAGGDHWIANSLAVMATVRAVGGDLGAAGLSLAEMAGLAGRGARHQIALDDGGTALLIDESYNANPASMRATLAQLGATPARRRIAVLGAMKELGDFTPAFHAALVEPLAASGAEFAVLVGPEMDALARELGKAAGNTLGKPIRFAHCANTDEAIAALSAFGLEGGDAVLVKGSNSVGLAGLVAHFSGKGG, encoded by the coding sequence ATGAATGCCCACCCCGCTATGCTGGCCTGGCCTCACACCGAGGACGAGGCGATCCCTCTGGGGCTGTGGGATGCCGCAGCGATCGCGGCGGCGACAGGCGGCACCGCCAGCGAGGACTTCCTCTGTTCCGGCGTTGAAATCGATTCCCGCGATGTGCGCGAAGGCGACCTGTTCTTTGCTCTCAAGGGGGAGACGACCGACGGACATCGCTTCCTCGATGCGGCTTTCGCCAAGGGAGCCATTGCCGCGGTGGTCGATCGCCCGATCCCGCAACCGCATGTCCTGGTTGCCGACACCATGGCGGCGCTCGAAGCGCTGGCCCATGCCGCGCGGGAGCGGACGCGGGCCCGGATTGTCGGCGTGACAGGCTCGGTCGGGAAAACCGGGGTCAAGGAAGCGATTTTCGCCGCGCTCGACCGCTCCAGCCGGGGCGGGGCGCACCGTTCGGTCAAAAGCTACAATAACCATGTCGGCGTTCCGCTCAGTCTGGCCCGGATGCCGATGCATTGCGGGTTCGGCATTTTCGAAATGGGAATGAACCACGCGGGTGAAATCGCCGCGCTGACCCGCCAGGTGCGGCCGCATGTCGCGGTTATCACCACGATCGCCCCGGCGCATATCGAAAACCTTGGCAGCGAGGAAGCGATCGCCGACGCCAAGGCAGAGATTTTTCAGGGGCTGCTGCCGGGCGGTACCGCAGTGATACCGGCGGACACCCCCTATTTCGAGCGGTTGCGCGATGCCGCCGTGGCACTGGGGGCGAACGTCGTTTCCTTCGGCAAGGCGGCTCATGCCGATGTACGCCTGCTGGACAGCGTCCCGGCCAGCAACGGCGGCTCGCTGGTGACCGCCGATATGGGCGACGCGCGAATCTGCTATACCGTTTCGGCCGGGGGCGATCACTGGATCGCCAATTCCCTGGCGGTCATGGCCACCGTGCGGGCGGTGGGCGGCGATCTCGGCGCGGCGGGCCTTTCGCTTGCCGAAATGGCCGGTCTTGCCGGGCGCGGCGCGCGCCATCAGATCGCGCTGGACGATGGCGGCACCGCGTTGCTGATCGATGAGAGCTACAACGCCAATCCGGCCTCGATGCGGGCCACGCTGGCGCAATTGGGGGCGACGCCTGCCCGCAGGCGGATCGCCGTTCTCGGCGCGATGAAGGAACTGGGCGATTTCACTCCGGCATTCCATGCCGCCCTTGTCGAACCACTGGCCGCATCCGGGGCAGAGTTCGCCGTGCTGGTGGGGCCGGAGATGGACGCTCTCGCGCGGGAACTGGGGAAAGCCGCGGGAAACACGCTTGGCAAGCCGATCCGCTTCGCCCATTGCGCCAATACTGACGAGGCCATCGCTGCCCTGTCCGCTTTCGGGCTGGAAGGCGGGGATGCCGTTCTCGTCAAGGGATCCAATTCGGTCGGGCTCGCCGGGCTCGTCGCACATTTCTCCGGCAAGGGGGGCTGA
- a CDS encoding UDP-N-acetylmuramoyl-L-alanyl-D-glutamate--2,6-diaminopimelate ligase: MKLGELATACGYGVSCNADAVVTGFAIDHRKVAPGTVFGAFQGATVNGEDFIPAAIAAGAIAVVARPEAAVGNAAHIADAEPRRAFAALAAPFFAPFPAHVVAVTGTNGKTSTVEMTRQLWHMAGHRAASIGTLGVTTPDGSVATGLTTPDIVTFLANLSGLSREGVTHVAYEASSHGLAQFRNEGPRVSAVAFTNLSRDHLDYHGTMDAYFAAKMRLFDEVVVEGGTAVIAQGMPSETEACWAEQASEHARKRGLRVFTVGERASGIGLLAREPGQLGQRLELSYDGQRIVVMLPLIGAYQVANALVSAGLALATGGDAGRTFDALARLQPVRGRLERAAITASGAPVYIDYAHTPDALEAAIAALRPHARGRLITVFGAGGDRDQGKRAPMGAAAMAGSDVVIVTDDNPRGEDPAAIRAMVLEGAVGAREVADRREAIAAAVAEAGEGDIVLVAGKGHEQGQIVGRGENARVLPFDDVKVARECAGIPLGEK; this comes from the coding sequence ATGAAGCTGGGCGAACTGGCGACCGCGTGCGGCTATGGCGTTTCGTGCAACGCCGATGCGGTGGTTACCGGGTTTGCCATCGATCATCGCAAGGTTGCGCCCGGCACGGTTTTCGGCGCTTTTCAGGGGGCTACGGTCAACGGGGAAGATTTCATCCCGGCGGCCATCGCGGCCGGGGCGATTGCCGTTGTTGCCCGGCCCGAAGCCGCGGTGGGCAACGCGGCCCATATCGCCGATGCTGAACCGCGCCGTGCTTTCGCCGCGCTGGCGGCCCCGTTCTTCGCACCGTTTCCGGCCCATGTCGTGGCGGTCACGGGGACGAACGGTAAGACCTCCACCGTGGAGATGACACGCCAGCTCTGGCACATGGCGGGCCATCGCGCGGCTTCCATCGGGACGCTGGGGGTGACCACGCCCGATGGTTCCGTCGCCACCGGGCTGACGACACCGGATATCGTCACGTTTCTTGCCAATCTCAGCGGGCTGTCCCGCGAAGGTGTGACTCATGTGGCCTACGAGGCGTCGAGCCACGGCCTTGCCCAGTTCCGCAACGAAGGCCCGCGCGTATCCGCCGTGGCCTTCACCAATCTAAGCCGCGACCATCTCGATTATCATGGGACGATGGACGCGTATTTCGCCGCCAAGATGCGCCTGTTCGACGAAGTGGTTGTTGAGGGAGGAACCGCTGTCATCGCCCAGGGCATGCCTTCGGAAACGGAGGCGTGCTGGGCCGAACAGGCAAGTGAACATGCGCGAAAAAGAGGGTTGCGCGTGTTCACCGTGGGCGAGCGGGCCTCTGGGATCGGCCTGCTCGCCCGCGAGCCCGGACAACTGGGGCAGCGGCTCGAACTGTCCTATGATGGGCAGCGGATTGTCGTGATGCTGCCGCTGATCGGTGCCTACCAGGTGGCCAATGCGCTGGTGTCCGCCGGGCTTGCGCTGGCGACGGGCGGCGATGCCGGGCGCACTTTCGATGCGCTGGCGCGCTTGCAGCCGGTGCGCGGGCGGCTGGAACGCGCGGCGATCACGGCCAGCGGCGCGCCGGTCTATATCGACTATGCGCACACGCCCGATGCGCTGGAAGCCGCGATTGCCGCACTGCGCCCGCATGCCCGGGGGCGGCTGATTACCGTGTTCGGGGCCGGGGGCGACCGGGATCAGGGCAAACGCGCGCCGATGGGCGCGGCGGCGATGGCCGGTTCGGATGTCGTGATCGTGACGGATGACAATCCGCGCGGCGAAGATCCGGCCGCGATCCGCGCCATGGTGCTGGAAGGGGCGGTCGGCGCCCGCGAAGTGGCCGACCGGCGGGAGGCGATCGCCGCCGCCGTGGCCGAAGCGGGCGAAGGCGATATCGTGCTGGTCGCAGGCAAGGGGCATGAACAGGGGCAGATCGTGGGGCGGGGGGAAAATGCCCGCGTCCTGCCATTCGACGATGTGAAAGTGGCGCGGGAATGCGCGGGCATTCCCCTGGGAGAAAAGTGA